A region of the Alligator mississippiensis isolate rAllMis1 chromosome 5, rAllMis1, whole genome shotgun sequence genome:
GTAGCCCCACATCCTTCTCAAGTCCCACTAAAATCCCTTCTAccacccaatctgctgctctgctttctgcttccttccctgtgttcTGTCCAATCTGTTGTTCTACTTTCTGCTTCTtgtcctttctgccactgtgctgcttgtccatTCCCcggtctgctgtgtgccacacagaggctgcctgtgccaggtgTGGCACACATGCTATATGTAGGTTGGCCACCTTGGTCTAGAAGATCCTGGAGAGGTTCACAATAATGAGAATTATGATGATAGGCCAAAAGCAGTTAAGGAAAACAGACTGCATCTTTGTACCTCCATGTTTGAGAATAAATGACATgagattttgcagtttctttTATCCCATCCACTTTCTCAGCTGTTCATTGCTAGAGAAATAGCTTTGTAGTCTCCCTACTGCAGTTGAAATTTGCTGGTATATTATATAAGAATGTCATGGAGAAAGCACATAATTACAAGTCTTTGTGGTGTCACTCATGCAAAATAACTCTAGCAAAAAACCCCAAGTTTAATATAAATCTTCTGACAGGCTGAGCCCTGTGGGGGATCTTGTCTGTCCTCTGGGAGTTAGTCAACCTTCAGTCTTAGGAGTTGGAATATCTCAGTCCAGCTTATATTTAAAGAAGGAACATGTTGGTTATTTGCTTACGATAGACTGGGACTCTGTGTAAATTGCAAAGCAGTGCTAAAAGAAATGGACGAAATGATGCAGTTAGAAACTACATAGCCAAAAGGGGTGCAAATCTGTACAGAATGCACTTTAAATTATTTCATAATTTGTGTAAGCATGAAGTATAATTTGTACAGACAAACAAGGAAAGATTGTATCTTTGGGGAATTCTTGAAGTAGGAGGGTAcagctctgtttttgttttccccaAGATTTTTTTGTAGTGTCAGAAGGTAATTAACagtgaataaataataaaatgtagtTTGTTCAGATAAACAGACCACAGATAggcaaatattttatttagtaTAATTGTtatgaggggaagagagagaataaTTTTAGATTTCAGGACAAGAAGTTGGGACTAATAGGAAGAGATTAAAATGCAGAATTAACAGAAGTCTTATTTGCATAAATGCAAGCTGGGTATGAAGAAGTCCTGAAAGAAAGGTTTTTACATGGGTAGGGGCGGGGGCGAGCACCACAAAGACAGTGAAAGCATAAAGAGAACTGAGTATTTGAACTGGTTGCCCCTGGGACATCCAGATAAATgtctgaatttaaaaacaaaaaaaattctctgtTCTGTGGTAAGACAGAAGAGACACTCCTATATTTTGTACAGCCTTTTAAATATTCCAATTAAAAGTATTTCCTGTATGCCAGTTTTTAGCAAAGCAATAGATTATCCTTTGGTGAGAGAGTAGGCAAATTTCTTAGTGCCATCCCTGACATCAACATCTGCAAAGGTAGCTAATAAAGTTGCCTCTGTTTCTTTTCTAAGGTGGCTGTAATTGGAACTGAGAATGAAAGGGGCCAATCATGAGAAGACATAGGTACTTGGTATTCTGGCCTCTACAGTTACTCATCAGTAAGTGCCCTCTATGATGCCAGAGGATGGATGTGGAGGTAGACTTGGAGTCTGATAATGACACTTGTGACACAGGTGAGGACCATTCAGATGATTCCAGTCAGACATCTGAGAGGGTGGGTCGCAAAGCCAGCCTCCAGCTGGAAGTTGAAGAGGATTATTCACCACCATCCAGTCCTGACTGCAACCCTGCTGGAACTTCAGGTAGGCAAGAACTTCCTGTAGAACTGCAGTGTGAAGAGGAGGAAACTTATGAGACCTATTACCAGAAGCGTAATTCAACCACACCTGGGGTCTTTGTCACCTCCAGCACCAACTTTGACTTGCAATGTGAAGATGAGGACCTGGAACTCTATTCCTCAGAGCACTCTGAGGAACCTCAGGGTGGACTAAGTGAGGATGATGAAAACATCATTCTTATTGATGCTTTTGATGAGGAGGAACTGGACCCAATCTCTGGAGAAGCTTATCGATGCAGGAAGTGTGGTACCTCTTTCCAGGACCTTAGTGAATTACAGGAACACCAGCAGATTCACCCAACAGAGAATTCATACCAATGCCCGATCTGCGGCAAAGAGTTCTTCCGAACTGCAAACTTGCGAATGCACATGCTCATTCATTCTAGTGACAGGCCACACAAGTGTCCAGAGTGTGACAAAGGCTTTATCCGCACAGCAGATGTCTGGAGGCACCTACGCAATGTACACAAGATTGAGCGTTCAAAAATTTTGGGGAATGGTATGGTTAGGAACCCATGTTCTTCAGTGCACAGGAACCAAAGTGGTGGAGATACCTATCAGCAGTGTTCAGCTGATCAACAGCCTGGAGAAGAACAGTCTAAACCTTACATCTGCCCAACATGTGGCAAAGGTTTCCATAAACCTAATCTGCTGTCCAAACATAAAGTGATCCACcggcaggacaagccctatgaatGCCAAGAATGTGGGAAGTCCTTTGTTCAGCTGCTCAGGTTGAAAAGACACCAAAAAACTCACTCTGGAGAACGCCCTTTCTACTGTGAGGAGTGTGGAGGGACCTTCACACGTCTAGCTTCTCTACAGCGTCACCAACGAATCCATACTGGAGAAAAACCCTATTCTTGTGCTTACTGTGCTCAAGACTTCACAGAATCAGGCTCTTTGAGGAGACACGAGCGCACGCACAAAGTGAAGACGGTTTAGTGTCTAGAAAATGTTGCACTAGTAGGAATTTTGTTTCTTATCTGACTGAAACTTGTCCATGCTGCTTAAAAAATGTTCCCACTCCCATGAGAAAAGCCAGTTAAGAGCCTTCTTCTCTAGGTCTGACTGGTATAACCCTAGTAAGGAGACATTTCATAAGTAACTGCATGATCTCTGCAAGTAAAGACAGTGCTGAGTGGCTCTGCAGACTTACTTAGCAGTTGACAGAGGAAATATCTTCATTGCCATTTTGTAATAAGCACACACAAGTCTACTGATATATGTAGAAAGTAAAGACCCTTGAAGGTATATGACAATTTTATAGCTAGTTGAACTTTCCCAGGGGGTGCCTCTAGGAGTGATGCATTAAATGAAGCCCTTTCACATTCATGGTCTCTGAACTGGTTGGTGTTGCTGTCTGTAATGTGACTGTTCTCTGGCACTGGATTTGGAGATGTGTCATTGTTAGGCCTTCATAATACAGTCAGAGCTGGCCCATCCATACCTTATCTCTGTGCATTCTCTGTTTTTTTTAGTGAAGTATTTTATTTGGAAAGAAAGCATCACAGCACTTGTAAAAATGGACAGTTAACATCTACACTGCATACACATACCTGCCGATGGAGATACTGATCCATTGTGTGTTTATACATAACTAGAGTTATATATGTATATTGGTAAATGGAGAGAGGGTTGTATGGATGGTTGTGATGGTGCATGTGAATGGTCTGTCTGGATCTGTGCCACTTGTGTCTAGCTGGAGGAGAGCCTTTACCCTGCCCAGCTACTGCATTACAGTAACAGATATTTGAGAACTTAAAATCAGAAaaaacagtaataaaaataaggaaaatactTGCTGTTGGTTTCTGCAGTGTGTAGTAGTTTGAATTAATTTTCCTCTATCTCTAGTTCTTactccagaagaggcagtgtgctAGGTAGCATGCATTTTATCACAAATTCTAGAACTATTTTTAAAGAGATACTGAGAATTAAGGTATTTTGTGAACTTGCTAACTTGaaaaaaaacctttgctttgcaGCTTCTGCTCTCCTATAGTGTCTTgtcttgaaatttaaaaaaatatcttcatAAATAACTTGCTGGTTTCTAGCTCCCTATTTTAATTACCTTTCAAATTCTCATTCACTGTATTCTCTTATGACTGCTGCCTGTGCACTTTCCATTTCAGCTCTGCACCTGCTGTTATTGGTGAGAacctatttttttcaaagacctaAGAATGTGTAACTCTCTCCACTAAATGGCatctaataaaaaaattaaaaataggaaTAATCTTCTCATTCAGTTATAATCTCAGGGGGTTACCTATAATAAGAATGAAATTGTCAGAAGTAATTACTATAGAAAACTGACTGTCCCTATGCAGTTGGTTCTTTTGATGTAAAAAACTACACAATGTAAAAGCAGGTAGGGATTTGAGTTAATGAAAGAGTATATAATCTGTAAAAGTCTATTTCAGCAACACCTCATCTGCCTGTTATTTTCTCTTTTTGCAGCCATGCTCATATAAACTATTCCTGTAGCAGGGTATGTTATGgacagggatcctgtttttttctgatttaaaaaaaatccccaattttcagtttaaaaagtaagcccaaatccatatttttctatgattaaaatgaaacatcgctatatatatctatatattagtggtgtttcatttaaatcatgggaaaatgtggatttgggcttacttttttaaaaaaacccaaaattggggatttttttaaatcggagaaaaccaggatccctggttatgaagATTGTTGGAACATGACAATAAAGTCCCTGCTCAGTTTTAAATTTGCTTTAATTTGTTTGTCAGTATCCTAATTTCAAAGAGTTGCCTGCCATCTTAGCCCTGTGTGAACTTTTTCTTTCCCATTAGAGATGTGATAATTTCATGGGTAAATTAAGTGTCTTGTATTTTCCACTCCTAATGCTCCTCTCTTCTTCTTCATATTCCTACCCTCTGCCATCCACCTGGTCAGCATGTCATCCAGCTCGTGGGGCTCCCCAAGAGTATTGAAATtaggcagccagggagcagtggcagtgttcatTGCCagtctcctgctgccaaatttctgggcccaTGGAGAACCCCAAGGGCATGGGATAACATGGTGTTGCACACCAGATTGTACCAGTGTGTAGCCAGATTTAGGTGCATGGCCAGAAAGTAGGATTCAGGCTGCTGGGGCAAAAGGTTGGGTGCTACAAGTGCAAACCATGCCGGTATCTAGCAGAGAAAACATTTGCTACTGTCCTCTTTACTTTATCTCTGTCCTTTGCTGTATTTACTCTTTTCCCCAGGTTAACATGTATATACTGATTTAATGGCAATATGCAgggatgtttatttttaaaattgaaaactaattttttaattgaagacatttaatttttttttaattgaagatgGTTCCTTAtgtgcaaatcaagggaagtgactcttctgctctattcagcactggtgaggccttacctggagtactgtgtccagttttgggccccacacaaGAAGGTTGTAGACAGTTTAGAAAGATCCCTGTGGAGAGTGCCAAAAacgattagaggcctgggaatcATGACTTGCAAGGAAATGCTGAAAGAACTAAggctatttagtctggaaaagagaagcttGATGGGGCGAGGGGGAGGGTTTGGTAATACTGTTTAAATAGCTGAAAGGCAATTGGAGAGGATGGAAACAGACTATTCTCTGGGGCCATagaggacagaactaggagcaatgaactcaagctgcagcagaggaaatttaagttagagATGAGGAGGAGCTTactataagggtggtcaagcatcggaagaggttacctagagaagttgtctgagtagatgtggtatcttttattagaccaacacagtctaataaaagatatcacatctactcaaagaaccttgcctgcctatgtccttagaccaacacagctacaaccagaaacctagagaagttgtggaatcttcattcttggaaattttcaagagcagcttggacagatacttggcttgGATGGTTTAATGAGGGACagtcctgccttgaacaggggcttgactagatgaccttatggagtccctttcagccctgctttcctatgattgTATGTGCAAATTTGTGTGATGTGACCCTAATGGAACGTTACTGCAGATTTTAATACGTGCCTTTTTTAATGCTTTTGCATGCCATGGGGAATTCTTAGcgctttgttttgctgatgataAAATTGAAATATGAATAGTTAGAGTCCTAGAAACTACTGCCACCCAACACTTAACACCCCTAGAGACTAGAAAGAGGAGGCCATGTGAAATCATTGATGTAACTGCTTAAATATTTTCCTGATCATGTCTTTGGCATACACCTAACTGAAAATAAGCATTTGTATCAAATGGCATTCTATACCTCAATTTGTGAAGAAAAGAGAGGTAGTACCTATTTCCTTCAGTTTCTAGAGTAATCTTTTAATGAAAAAGTAGGAGGTAGGGCTAAATAAAGGTATCATAAGCATAAGATTTCTGGCCCAGAATTTTACAACACATAGTTTAGATTTTTTAGCATAACACCTAATATCTACTACGCAAAGCCTTAAGAGTGGGAGACTCCATGATCAAAATGTTAAATGTTATATTCCTCTTCAAACTTACTGATACAGTTCTCATTTTGCAAAACCGGAAAAAAGTCATGTAAGGACTGGTGTTTGCAGTTGGTGACAGGTGAGGAAAAGAGCCCTTAGACTAGAGGATAAAGGAAGATCAAGAAGACTACAAGGCTACTAGCAGTGTTAGATTTGTCGTGGGCTAAATCCTtaaaaaggttcatgggataagaaggGCTAACAGCTTATCCCTGAACATCACAACGTGAATCTGAATGATTATTTTAAGATTGCATCATTAAATCTGGCTGACAAGTGGCAGGGCATTCAGCTACTTGCTAAATCCTGATTCaaagggtgatgtgtgtacatcTCAATCCCGGGATATCTCTGTTGAGAAAAaagcaatgtctgttcctagcccaagaCACCCCTTATGTGTAAAGCTGGGAATAACCAAGTTAGAAAACAAGGAGTATTTCTCCTAGGAGAGAGATGTATTTGAACTAAATGCCCTCACTGAGTTTCTAAAATAGTGGCCATGATATATTTAAGCACTgcactgttttttccccccctcagaaATAGCAAATCCTACAGCCTGTAACCAAAACTACATCCACCACCCTGGTCTCCAATCCTATTTCatgtttctcttttctctctctctcgcttccAGTTACTGCCAGGTTCCAGCTACCTTCACTTCTGCTGCTGGCCCTACATGGGGTGAAAAACCAAATCCATTACGTTTGTGGAAATGGCAAATCGTTTTTCTGTGTAatataaaaaaatactttaattcAGTTTGGACTATGCCTGAGCTTTTAGCTACTGTGGCATTTTGAAACAGATTTACCAAAGCAAGacttttaaaaatgcataaagATTAAGCAAAGACCTTTTATTTTTTGGCATGTACATGCATGGCAATGCATTATTCACATTGTTCCCCTTTTACTCTTGCACTAGCCCTttaggtggtggaatctccatctccgtccttggaggtttttaaggcccagcttgacaaagccctggctgggatgatctagttggggttggtcctgctttgagcagggggttggactaggtgacctcctgaggtcccttcaaaccgtCATTTTTATGACTCTATAGGTGCTGCTCTGACAAATATCATGGCTGCATATCTTGAAGTTTTGTCCATTGTCTTAAAACAACTCTTCATGTATTCTGGTGACTTAATTTGTGGTAACTTCCTCCTAAGTAAGGACAGTCTGTGAGATGCGTGCAGCATTATTACTCAGTCCTGTGCTGCCCTCAGGTCTCACCCCACAATTCCCAGGATTAACATGAGTCCGATATGCAGAGGAACTAAAATGGAAAATGTTGTACTCTGCAGGCTCATCCCATCCTGGGAAGAGAATGTGGGAACTGTATCCAGAACAAGAACTTAAGAAAGTTGTCATTTTTGCCAGGCAGTAAGACATTCGTTCATTAAGAAATGTTGTCTTTTTTACCAGGCAGACCAGAATCAGAGagaaggagggttggaagggaccttaggaggtcatctagtccagcatttctcaacccacaggtcacgacccaaaagtgggtttcaggaatatataaaagggttgcaaacaaactttaaaaatggatcaacaaagtTTAAAAGCGGATTCTCCTTTACAGGAGAAGTGTGGGaagctgtggcttttcccttgaaggctggcagagctcctgcctgaggggctgcttggcccccccgccccacatcctggggacagcaggtcaggagtgcgGGGCGCTGGGTTGGGACGGGCCGCTgacgtttacaaatgggtcctggtacaaaaaaggtcaAGAACCGCTGCTCAAAGCCGGACCCtgcccaactaggtcatcccagcctaCGCGATCTCTCCCCACACCCCGACGCTACCGACCTCGCAACGCCGGTAAGTCCCGCTAATAAGCTGGGCAGAGAGCCCTCCCGAGGGCCCTCCCCGGGGGAGAGGAGCTGCCCGGGCCGCGCCGCCGCAGCAGAGAAAGGCCCAGGCCCGGCTGCAGCGGGAGCAGA
Encoded here:
- the LOC106737825 gene encoding zinc finger protein 501, which codes for MDVEVDLESDNDTCDTGEDHSDDSSQTSERVGRKASLQLEVEEDYSPPSSPDCNPAGTSGRQELPVELQCEEEETYETYYQKRNSTTPGVFVTSSTNFDLQCEDEDLELYSSEHSEEPQGGLSEDDENIILIDAFDEEELDPISGEAYRCRKCGTSFQDLSELQEHQQIHPTENSYQCPICGKEFFRTANLRMHMLIHSSDRPHKCPECDKGFIRTADVWRHLRNVHKIERSKILGNGMVRNPCSSVHRNQSGGDTYQQCSADQQPGEEQSKPYICPTCGKGFHKPNLLSKHKVIHRQDKPYECQECGKSFVQLLRLKRHQKTHSGERPFYCEECGGTFTRLASLQRHQRIHTGEKPYSCAYCAQDFTESGSLRRHERTHKVKTV